The DNA sequence TCGTAGAGCAGTTCTCGTCCTGCTGTGACTTCGTGCTCCGTGTCGTCGCTGCGGTCTGCTTGTGCCACGCCGAAACTCCTTGCTCAGACTCAGCCGTCCGGCCGGTCGGTTGGCTCGCCACCAGAGTCCCAGTGAAGGACCGGTCTGACAATCGGGCGCCTGTGTCATTTGTATGATGCGAATACATCACTGTGGTGCTTGGCGTGTTGGCGCGAGCCCGGCCCTGTTGGGCCGTTGATCGCCCGTGGGGTTAACGCATCACATAAATGGAGCGGGTAGCTCATTGACGAGGGTGGGGGTATCGGTGGACACTCGAGCTACTCGACCGACCGGCCGGACGGTTGAGTTTGCCCACATTCCGCGGATTCTCAGAGGAGGAACATTGACTGCACCTGCGACCGGTGTCTCGTTTCGACCCGGCGAGCTTGAGACGCGTCCCGACGGGACCGGCAACCTCATCGGCAGTCGCTGCGACGCATGCGGTGCTCACTATTTTCCCATCCGGGAGGCCTGCGCCCGCTGTCTCGGTCGGGACCTTGAGACGGTGAAGTTCTCGACCAGAGGAATCCTGTACACGTTTTCCATCGTGCGCCAATCGGTCCCCGCCTTCGAGGTCCCCTACGCCCTGGGATATGTGGACTTCCCGGAGAACGTCCGCATCATGGGACAAATCACCGGTTGCGACTTTGACGACATCACCATCGGGATGGCACTCGATCTCACGCTCGAACCTTTCGGCGAGGACGAGGATGGGAACGTTTTGACGGGCTATCGATTCAAACCTGCGGAGGTGAATGGTGACTGATGTCCACGTTGTTGGTGTGGGGATGACGCGGTTTGGCAAGCACCCCGACCGCACTGCAACGGACCTCGGTGCCGAGGCCCTGCACGGTGCAGTGGCTGACGCAGGGATCGATCCTCGCGTTGTCGAGGCTGCCTACTGCGGTCACGTTTTTCAAGGCATGGTCACTGGACAGCGGATCCTGGCACAAGTCGGGTTGGCAGGCCTGCCGCTCACCAATGTCGAAAACGCTTGTAGCAGCGGGGCAACGGCGATCCGAGAAGCGGCCCTTTCCATCCGAGCAGGCGAACATGACGTCGTCGTCGCGATCGGTACAGAACACCTCACCAGTAAATTCGCCGGAGCACTCACCCCGGACCCCGATGACCCGGAGGCCGCTATCGGGGCCACCATGCCGGGGGTCTACGCAATGCGGGCACGGCGCTACATGGAGGAGTTTGGGATGACCCGAGAACAGCTCGCCCTGATCCCCGTCAAGAACAAGAGAAACGCCGCGCAGAACCCCTTGGCTCATTTTCGCAGGGAGATCACGGTCGAAGAAGTGCTCGCATCGCGCCCGATTGCGGACCCACTCCGCCTGCATGACTGTTCACCGGTCACCGACGGCGCGGCTGCGGTGATTGTGATGAGTGACAAGGCGGCCAAGAGGTACGCCAACGGGAGGGGCGTCCGCCTGGCAGCGTCCACACTGCGATCCGGATCGGTCGACGTCGAGCCGACGTCGATGACGTACGAACCGCTCACCTGGGCGACTGCAAAGGAAGCGTACGAGAAGGCAGGCATCGGTCCGCAAGACATCGATTTCGCCGAGGTCCACGACTGCTTCAGCATTGCTGAAGTGCTCAGAGTCGAGGGTCTCGGACTTTTCGAGCAGGGTCAGTACCCGTGGGCTGTGGAACGCGGCGAAGCGGACATCAACGGTCGGCTGCCGATTAATCCCAGCGGCGGCCTGCTAGGAAAAGGCCACCCGCTGGGCGGTACAGGAGTTGCCCAGGTTGTCGAGCTCGTCCGGCAACTACGCGGCGAGGCAGGCAGTCGCCAAATCGAAAATGCCAGGGTGGGTCTTGCCCATTGCCGCGGAGGCAAAGCCGTCGGAATCGAGGGAGCCGCGTGCACGATACAAATCCTAGTTCGCTGAAAGCGTTCTCGTCGGAGCAAGTATCTCTCCCATTCGTGTTGATGCGAGGAGGGACGAGCAAGGCGGTATTTCTGCGCGCTGACATGCTCCCGAGCGACCACGAGAAGAGGGATGCGCTCATCCTCTCCCTTTTCGGCAGCCCTGATCCGCGCCAGATCGACGGTCTCGGCGGGGCTGATCTGCTGACGAGCAAGCTCGCGATCATCGGCGCGCCGAGCCGGCCTGGCGCGGACCTCGACTACACGTTCGCCCAGGTGAG is a window from the Acidobacteriota bacterium genome containing:
- a CDS encoding Zn-ribbon domain-containing OB-fold protein; its protein translation is MTAPATGVSFRPGELETRPDGTGNLIGSRCDACGAHYFPIREACARCLGRDLETVKFSTRGILYTFSIVRQSVPAFEVPYALGYVDFPENVRIMGQITGCDFDDITIGMALDLTLEPFGEDEDGNVLTGYRFKPAEVNGD
- a CDS encoding thiolase family protein codes for the protein MTDVHVVGVGMTRFGKHPDRTATDLGAEALHGAVADAGIDPRVVEAAYCGHVFQGMVTGQRILAQVGLAGLPLTNVENACSSGATAIREAALSIRAGEHDVVVAIGTEHLTSKFAGALTPDPDDPEAAIGATMPGVYAMRARRYMEEFGMTREQLALIPVKNKRNAAQNPLAHFRREITVEEVLASRPIADPLRLHDCSPVTDGAAAVIVMSDKAAKRYANGRGVRLAASTLRSGSVDVEPTSMTYEPLTWATAKEAYEKAGIGPQDIDFAEVHDCFSIAEVLRVEGLGLFEQGQYPWAVERGEADINGRLPINPSGGLLGKGHPLGGTGVAQVVELVRQLRGEAGSRQIENARVGLAHCRGGKAVGIEGAACTIQILVR